One stretch of Amycolatopsis tolypomycina DNA includes these proteins:
- a CDS encoding flavin monoamine oxidase family protein: MHDVIIVGAGVTGLTAAWRLAEAGRDVVVLEARDRVGGRLLTERHRQGDEADFEMGGQWVAPDQTALLALLDELGLPTFPRYRAGRSLYVDRAGMAHRFDHELPVPAATAAAIETLTTKLDALTAEVDPQRPWEHPDAERLDRTSFRAWLEQQSHDQEARDNIALYLGPAMLTKPAHAFSLLQALQMSASAGSFSNLVDADFILDRRVTGGLQSVPLALAARLGTRVRLGIDVTSIEWDEHGATVHSPDTAIRARRAVLAVPPPLMRRIRFSPALPAERRMAQDHQSFGLVIKVQAAYETPFWREQGLSGTGFGPYQTVHEVYDNTPENDSRGFLVGFVSDVNADDVGRLDVAARRERILDSLAAYFGDPARDPLLYVESDWQHQELTGGAYGSTFDLGGLTRYGAALRRPAGVLEFGSSDVAGHGFLHVDGAVRVGEDIAARLLK; the protein is encoded by the coding sequence ATGCACGACGTGATCATCGTTGGGGCTGGCGTGACCGGGCTGACGGCCGCGTGGCGCCTGGCCGAGGCCGGCCGCGACGTGGTGGTGCTGGAAGCCCGGGACCGGGTCGGCGGCCGGCTGCTGACCGAGCGGCACCGCCAGGGCGACGAGGCGGACTTCGAGATGGGCGGGCAGTGGGTCGCCCCCGACCAGACGGCCTTGCTGGCGCTGCTCGACGAACTCGGCCTGCCGACGTTTCCCCGCTACCGGGCAGGCCGGTCGCTCTACGTCGACCGGGCCGGGATGGCGCACCGCTTCGACCACGAGCTGCCCGTTCCGGCCGCGACGGCGGCCGCGATCGAGACGCTCACCACGAAACTCGACGCGCTCACCGCCGAGGTCGACCCTCAGCGTCCCTGGGAACACCCGGACGCCGAGCGGCTCGACCGGACCTCGTTCCGTGCCTGGCTCGAGCAGCAGAGCCACGACCAGGAAGCTCGCGACAACATCGCGCTCTACCTCGGACCCGCGATGCTGACCAAGCCGGCCCACGCGTTCTCGTTGCTGCAGGCTCTGCAGATGTCGGCGAGCGCGGGCTCGTTCAGCAACCTGGTCGATGCCGACTTCATCCTCGACCGTCGCGTGACCGGCGGGCTACAGTCGGTCCCGCTGGCGCTGGCCGCGCGGCTCGGCACCCGGGTGCGGCTGGGAATCGACGTCACGAGCATCGAGTGGGATGAGCACGGCGCCACCGTGCACAGTCCTGATACGGCGATCCGGGCCCGCCGTGCCGTGCTGGCCGTGCCGCCGCCGTTGATGCGCCGGATCCGCTTCTCCCCCGCGTTGCCGGCCGAGCGCCGGATGGCCCAGGACCACCAGTCGTTCGGGTTGGTCATCAAGGTCCAGGCCGCCTACGAGACCCCGTTCTGGCGCGAGCAAGGTCTCAGCGGCACCGGATTCGGGCCCTACCAAACCGTGCACGAGGTCTACGACAACACTCCCGAGAACGATTCCCGCGGATTCCTGGTCGGCTTCGTCTCCGACGTCAACGCCGACGACGTCGGACGGCTCGACGTCGCCGCACGGCGTGAGCGGATCCTCGACTCGCTCGCGGCCTACTTCGGCGACCCCGCGCGCGACCCGCTTCTCTACGTGGAATCCGACTGGCAGCACCAAGAGCTGACCGGCGGCGCCTACGGCAGCACCTTCGACCTGGGCGGACTGACCCGCTACGGCGCGGCGCTTCGGCGTCCAGCCGGGGTCCTCGAGTTCGGCAGCAGCGACGTGGCCGGACACGGATTCCTGCACGTCGATGGCGCCGTCCGAGTAGGCGAAGACATCGCCGCGCGCCTGCTGAAATGA
- a CDS encoding helix-turn-helix domain containing protein: protein MEELREKLPSLDTSELTSVERDRPRRVRRLGTDQVEQLIAGYRSGATVYELADRFRIERRTVSNILRRYGVPMRRRGLSPEQVDDAIHLYELGWSLARVGRHLGVDHVTVLNKLRERGIPTRDTHGRPRVEAGDAR from the coding sequence TTGGAAGAGCTCCGCGAGAAGCTCCCCAGCCTCGATACGTCCGAGCTGACGTCGGTCGAGCGGGACCGACCCCGGCGTGTCCGGCGGCTCGGCACTGATCAAGTCGAGCAGTTGATCGCCGGGTATCGATCTGGCGCGACGGTATATGAACTGGCTGACCGGTTCCGAATCGAACGACGGACGGTCAGCAACATCCTCCGTCGGTACGGCGTGCCGATGCGCCGCCGTGGCCTCTCGCCCGAGCAGGTCGACGATGCCATCCATCTCTACGAGCTCGGCTGGTCCCTGGCGCGAGTCGGTCGGCATCTGGGGGTCGATCACGTCACCGTGCTGAACAAGCTGCGCGAACGTGGCATCCCCACCCGAGACACCCATGGGCGTCCGCGCGTCGAGGCAGGTGATGCTCGATGA
- a CDS encoding tyrosine-type recombinase/integrase, whose product MDRRRRVWIDPADSAVTVEEWVARWFRSLDLDPRTIESYRSRLRCHILPKFGGMPVGAITALGVAEWARELERAGFAPSTVSSQLNLLSMLLTDAADERLIPFNPVHRRRRRGRRSRRAVPERVWATPEQVVRIAEQAGVLGGPIAWLLVITAAWTGCRWGELAGLHRDNVDLRRGVIVIDPLVGALHESGSMRWLGPPKTRASARRIALPPFLVALLREHLARHRYEFVFKTPSGTWLWRSTFLRRVFRPAVDGSEASGTKAGCAAVRPGLTFHGLRHSHKTWLISGGAPEIAQARRLGHHLDNRVIETYSHVAPEVEQRLLEDLERRWHAAAPLPPTPSPSVVDSGRMAAVVPLFATVGVTRRPGPGAAGMPRRRRNGAGAVLQFCPARSTRSRRKPITDDRTRNAENPSDQPGRLKRRGSLRCGG is encoded by the coding sequence GTGGATCGGCGTCGGCGAGTGTGGATCGATCCGGCCGACAGCGCGGTCACGGTGGAGGAGTGGGTGGCGCGGTGGTTCCGGTCGCTGGATCTGGATCCGCGGACGATCGAGAGCTACCGCAGCCGGTTGCGGTGTCACATCCTCCCGAAGTTCGGGGGTATGCCGGTGGGTGCGATTACGGCGCTGGGGGTGGCCGAGTGGGCTCGGGAGCTGGAGCGGGCAGGATTCGCCCCGTCGACGGTGAGCTCGCAACTGAACCTGCTGTCGATGCTTCTGACTGATGCGGCCGACGAGCGGCTGATCCCGTTCAACCCGGTACACCGGCGGAGGCGTCGCGGCCGGCGGTCGCGACGGGCGGTGCCGGAGCGGGTGTGGGCGACGCCGGAGCAGGTGGTGCGGATCGCCGAGCAGGCCGGTGTGCTCGGTGGGCCGATCGCGTGGCTGCTGGTGATCACCGCGGCGTGGACCGGTTGCCGGTGGGGTGAGCTGGCCGGCTTGCACCGGGACAATGTCGATCTCCGGCGGGGTGTGATCGTGATCGATCCGCTGGTGGGGGCGTTGCACGAGTCGGGGTCGATGCGGTGGCTCGGGCCGCCGAAGACCCGAGCTTCGGCGCGGAGGATCGCGCTGCCGCCGTTCCTGGTCGCGCTGCTGCGGGAGCACCTTGCGCGGCACCGGTATGAGTTTGTGTTCAAGACGCCGAGCGGGACGTGGTTGTGGCGCTCGACGTTCCTGCGGCGCGTCTTTCGCCCGGCGGTCGACGGCAGCGAGGCGTCCGGGACCAAGGCGGGCTGCGCGGCGGTGCGGCCGGGGTTGACATTCCACGGGTTGCGGCACAGCCACAAGACGTGGCTGATCTCCGGCGGCGCGCCGGAGATCGCCCAGGCCCGCCGGCTCGGGCACCACTTGGACAACCGGGTCATCGAGACCTACTCCCACGTTGCGCCGGAGGTCGAGCAGCGGCTACTGGAGGACCTCGAACGGCGCTGGCACGCGGCGGCCCCGCTACCGCCGACGCCGTCACCGAGTGTGGTCGACAGCGGGCGGATGGCGGCGGTTGTCCCCCTCTTCGCCACGGTAGGGGTCACTCGCCGGCCGGGGCCGGGAGCAGCTGGAATGCCACGCCGACGCCGGAACGGGGCTGGGGCAGTGCTCCAGTTCTGCCCCGCCAGGAGCACAAGATCACGCCGCAAGCCGATCACCGATGATCGAACCCGGAACGCAGAAAACCCCTCCGACCAGCCCGGAAGGCTGAAACGAAGGGGTTCCTTACGGTGTGGAGGTTAG